From one Basilea psittacipulmonis DSM 24701 genomic stretch:
- the yfaE gene encoding class I ribonucleotide reductase maintenance protein YfaE, producing the protein MALVQTRLHSIDVIDGETLLETLERVGYDIEFQCREGFCGSCRTKVISGEVVYLRDPIAYIGTGEVLPCCCQAKDKLLLDLGEDEYEAGK; encoded by the coding sequence ATGGCTCTGGTACAAACACGTTTACATAGTATTGATGTTATTGACGGTGAAACGCTACTAGAGACGCTAGAACGTGTGGGATATGATATTGAATTTCAATGCCGAGAAGGGTTTTGTGGTTCATGTCGCACCAAAGTAATCAGTGGTGAAGTCGTTTATTTGCGTGATCCGATTGCTTATATTGGTACAGGTGAGGTGTTACCTTGCTGCTGTCAAGCCAAAGATAAGTTGCTGTTGGATTTGGGCGAAGATGAGTATGAGGCAGG
- the nrdB gene encoding class Ia ribonucleoside-diphosphate reductase subunit beta: MKYSIFCQTPNNPLTEPMFFGQPVNVARYDQQKHEIFERLIEKQLSFFWRPEEVDVSQDRIDYQGLPEHEKHIFISNLKYQTLLDSIQGRSPNVAFLPLVSIPELETWIETWSFSETIHSRSYTHIIRNIVNDPSIVFDDIVVNKFILKRATGIAQYYDSLIELSLLYQRYGVGTHEIDGEKVEVSLRELKRRLYLCIMAVNVLEAIRFYVSFACSFAFAERELMEGNAKIIKLIARDEALHLTGTQHILNIMRNGEDDPEMAEVAKELEQDCFDLFKEAAEQEKEWAEYLFHQGSMIGLNKDILCQYVEYITNLRMQAVGLKPAFPQALQNPIPWINAWLSSDNVQVAPQEVEISSYLVGQIDSEVNSDDLSDFEL, from the coding sequence ATGAAATATAGTATTTTTTGTCAGACTCCAAATAATCCATTAACAGAACCGATGTTTTTTGGTCAGCCCGTGAATGTGGCACGATATGATCAGCAAAAACATGAGATTTTTGAACGTCTTATTGAAAAACAGCTTTCTTTTTTCTGGCGACCAGAAGAAGTGGATGTGTCTCAAGATCGTATTGATTATCAAGGTTTGCCTGAACACGAAAAACATATTTTTATTTCTAATCTCAAGTACCAAACCTTATTGGACTCTATTCAAGGACGCAGCCCAAACGTGGCCTTTTTGCCTTTGGTATCGATTCCAGAATTGGAAACTTGGATTGAGACGTGGTCTTTTTCTGAAACGATCCATTCTCGTTCTTACACCCATATTATTCGCAATATCGTGAATGATCCGTCGATTGTGTTTGATGATATTGTGGTAAATAAATTTATTTTGAAACGTGCGACAGGGATTGCTCAGTATTATGACAGTCTTATCGAGCTGAGTCTTTTATACCAACGTTATGGTGTCGGCACGCATGAAATTGATGGCGAAAAAGTCGAGGTATCTTTACGTGAGTTAAAACGTCGTCTGTACTTGTGTATTATGGCGGTCAATGTGCTTGAAGCGATTCGTTTTTATGTGAGTTTTGCCTGTTCGTTTGCCTTTGCTGAACGTGAGTTGATGGAGGGCAATGCCAAGATTATCAAACTTATCGCACGTGACGAAGCCTTGCATTTGACTGGTACACAGCATATTTTAAATATTATGCGTAACGGTGAAGACGATCCCGAGATGGCAGAGGTCGCCAAAGAACTTGAGCAGGATTGTTTTGATTTATTTAAGGAAGCCGCTGAACAAGAAAAAGAATGGGCTGAATACTTGTTCCATCAAGGTTCGATGATTGGTTTAAATAAAGATATTCTTTGCCAATATGTTGAATATATCACGAATCTTCGTATGCAGGCGGTAGGGCTAAAACCCGCTTTCCCACAGGCTTTACAAAATCCTATTCCTTGGATTAATGCATGGTTGTCTTCTGATAATGTTCAGGTGGCACCTCAAGAAGTTGAAATTAGCTCATACTTAGTGGGTCAGATTGATTCGGAAGTCAATAGTGACGATTTAAGTGATTTTGAGCTATAA